The following proteins are encoded in a genomic region of Cricetulus griseus strain 17A/GY chromosome 7, alternate assembly CriGri-PICRH-1.0, whole genome shotgun sequence:
- the LOC100753731 gene encoding histone H3.3A-like, producing the protein MARPKQTARKSTGGKAPRKQLATKAARKSAPSTGGVKKPHRYRPGTVTLREIRRYQKYTELIRKLPFQHLVREIAQDFKTDLRFQSAAIGALQEASEAYLVSLFEDTNMCTTPNV; encoded by the coding sequence ATGGCTCGTCCAAAGCAGACTGCCCGAAAATCCACCGGTGGTAAAGCACCCAGGAAACAATTGGCTACAAAAGCCGCTCGCAAAAGTGCGCCCTCTACTGGAGGGGTGAAAAAACCTCATCGTTACAGGCCTGGTACTGTGACACTCCGTGAAATCAGACGCTATCAGAAATACACTGAACTGATTCGCAAGCTCCCCTTCCAGCATCTGGTTAGAGAAATTGCTCAGGACTTCAAAACAGATTTGCGCTTCCAGAGTGCAGCTATTGGTGCTTTGCAGGAGGCAAGTGAGGCCTATCTGGTTAGCCTTTTTGAAGATACCAACATGTGTACCACGCCAAACGTGTAA